CCGGTGTATCGGCAGCTGATCGTGTGCGCACAATTAAAGCAGCATCTTGCGGCAGTGCAAGTTCTTCAGATATCAACAGTCCTGGTCATGTTTTTCCACTTCGTGCTTGTGAAGGCGGCGTTCTTGAGCGCCGGGGGCATACCGAGGCAACTGTTGATCTTATGCGCCTTGCTGGCCTTGGAAACTGTGGCGTACTCTGTGAAGTTACTAATTCAGATGGTACAATGGCACGTATGCCAGAGCTTGTTAAGATTTCAAAAAAATATGAGATGCCAATGCTCACTATTGAAGATCTAGTAGCCTATAGAAAAGGAAAGAATATCTAGGGGCAGCGCTAATCCCTATGACGCAACGATAAAGACCGGACAATGTCCGGTCTTTTTTTATAGATATTAAATATGAACTCGTCGGATCCTGAACATAAAAATGGCTGCAAGGAATACTCCCTACAGCCATTTAGTTAACCTTATTCCCCGTCAATTTTTAGGACGAGGCGCGAAGCGAAGCTTAGTTTTTTTCAATTTGAGCACGTTGCTCGTGTTCATCTTTATAGAGCTTGTAAGTGATAGAATCAGCCACAGCTTGCCAACTGGCTTCAATGATGTTGTAGGACACGCCTACAGTTACCCATCGGGATAGATGGTCACCAGATTCCACAAGAACGCGTACAAATGAAGCTGTACCACCGCCCGCAGGATCTTCCGCTGTCATGACTCGAACTTTGAAGTCAAGCAGCTTCATCTCAGAGAGGCGTGGGTAGAAGTTGCAGAGTGCTTTACGCAATGCGTTATCTAAGGAGTTAACAGGACCACGGCCGGTTGCGGCAGTGTGCTCGGTAACACCTTCAACTTCAACTATTACAGAAGCCTCAGAAATAGGATCTAGGTCCTGAGCTTCTTTTAGTTCCAGCACTCGGAACTGGTTGAGTTTAAAGAACTCTCTGACTCCACGACGACCAAGCTTCTTGAGCAAAAGCAACTCAACAGATGCTTCTGCTGCGGCATAGTCGTACCCCATGCTGGAACGTTTTTTTAATTCATTGAGCAGCCCTTTGACAACCGGTTCATTTTTATCCAGATGGAATCCGAATTTTTTAGCCATGTTGACAATGTTAGCCCGTCCGGCAAGTTCTGTGAGAAGTACTCGCTGTCTGTTGCCGACAATTTCTGGATCAATGTGCTCGTACAGTGCAGAGTTTCGGTTAACCGCACTTGCGTGAACACCACCTTTATGCGCAAAAGCTGACCTGCCGACAAACGGCTGGCGGTTGAATGGCATAATGTTGGCAACGTCTGTAACAAATGCTGAGGTGCTCGTTAACAATGCCAATTTTTCCTTACCTAGAGTTGTGTATTCATCGTTGAATTTTAACTCAAGTGTAGGGATGATGGAACAGAGGTTCGCATTACCGCATCGTTCTCCGATGCCGTTAATGGTTCCTTGAACATGGGTGGCACCTGCTTGTATCGCGGCAATGGAGTTTGCCACTGCCAGTTCACAATCGTTGTGAGCGTGGATACCGAGCTGTGCATCCGGTAATGCTTTAGCTATCTGCTGTATAATCTGATATACTTCATGCGGCAGTGTGCCACCATTTGTATCACACAGACTAAGAGTTTGAGCTCCAGCACCGTATGCTGCCGTGATAGCAGCAAGTGCATATTCCTGATTTGCTTTAAAGCCGTCGAAGAAATGTTCGGCATCAAAGACAACATCGCGACCCATAGATTTTAGGAACGCAACAGAGTCATGAATAATGTCCAGGTTCAGTTCCAGCGGAATTCGTAGCGCTTCGGTTGCGTGAATATCCCACGTCTTCCCGAAAATTGTACACACATCAGCCCCGGAACTAAGCAAGTTACGTAGATTGGGGTCGTTTTCCGCAGTAAAGCCTGGGTGATGAGTACTCCCGAAAGCCGCAATCTTTGCATGCCTTAATGAAAACTTTTTAATTTCATTAAAGAATGCCATATCCACAGGGTTAGACCCTGGCCAGCCGCCTTCAATAAAGTCTATACCAAGTTCGTCAAGCTTGAGAGCAATCTTAAGCTTGTCATCATTGGTAAGGTTTATGTCTTCTGATTGAGTTCCATCACGCAAACTTGTGTCGTAGATCTGAATTTTTTTCATGGCCCTTTCAACTTTGTTATTCTTTGCCGAGCCCGAAGGCATCGTGCAGTGTTCTTACTGCAAGCTCCGTGTACTTCTCCTCGATAAGGCAGGTAATTTTAATTTCTGAGGTGCTAATCATGAGAATGTTAATATTTTCTCTACGCAGAGCATCAAATGCCTGTGCAGCAACGCCGGAGTGGTTACGCATTCCAACGCCGATTGCAGAAACTTTACAAACATGTAAATCGTGCAGAACTTCTGCCGCATTTGTTTCTTTCTGGATTTTGGCCATTAGTTCAAGAGTTTTATCCAGATCGCCGCGCGGAACAGTGAATGTCATGTCAGTCTTGTTATCACGGCTTGGGTTCTGAACAATCATATCAACAACAACGCCGCCTTCTGCAAGCGGACCGAACAAACTGGAAGCGATACCCGGCACGTCCGGAACATCGCGCAGCGTTACACGCGCCTGATCCTTGTCATATGCGATACCTGAAACTAAAACGGCTTCCATGCGTGAATCCTCCTGAGTTACTAACGTGCCTGGGGCGTCTGAAAATGTTGAACGGACAAGTACTGGTACTTTATATTTTTTAGCAAATTCAACAGAACGAATTTGTAAGACCTTAGCGCCCATGGAGGCCATTTCTAGCATTTCATCATACGAAACGCGGTCCATTTTGCGAGCGTTGCTCACGATATTCGGGTCGGTGGTGTATACGCCGTCTACATCAGTGTAGATTTCGCATTGGCAGCCAAGTGCTGCAGCAAAAGCTACTGCAGATGTATCTGAACCACCACGGCCAAGCGTTGTCACGCGGGATTCATCGGTGCAGCCTTGGAAACCGGCAACAGCAAGAACATCATGCTTTTCAAGAAGTTCCTGTAGTTTTTCTTGATTGATCCCAAGGATACGTGCGTTGCCGTGTGCACAGTCTGTGCTTACGGGGACTTGATACCCAAGCAGGGAACGGGTGTTAACTCCGGCATCTTTCATCAGCATCGAAAAGAGCGCTACAGATACCTGTTCTCCAGTAGAGACGAGAACATCAATTTCCGCCGGGTCAGGGGAGTTGGACCATTCTTTTGCAAGTCCTAAAAGTCGGTTAGTTTCTCCTGACATTGCAGAAAGAACAACCACTACTTTAAATCCCTTGGCTCGAGCGGCAAGAACTTTTTCACGTACTTTTTTCATGCACTCTAAGTTGGCAACTGAAGTTCCGCCGAACTTCTGAACCAAAATACGCATACTGATTCCTTTGTCGTTAGAAAGAGAATGAGAAAGGTAGAGCGAGTCTACGAAATAATTATGGTGCTACTTGCATCGAGGTCACAAGTGGTTTTAATGCCTCGATGACACGGGTAGCTCCTGCCCCTTTTACCAAAATGTCAATTTGTCGTCCTTCTTCGCATGGAATCCAACTGAATTGCAACCATTCATTCGGGTATTCCTGCTCAGGAAGGTGCTCCGCCCACTCGACAAGCATAAGTGTCTGTTCCTCATCCAACAGTTCGTGGAATGACTCGTCGACACTACCCCCTGCCAGCCTGTAAAGGTCATAATGGGCAGTCTCCGGGGTGGTCGGGTACAGGTTGTATACGTTAAAACTTGGGCTACTTACCTCGGCTTCATCCCCACCTGGGAGGTGTTGGACGAGTGAGCGGATAAGAGTTGTTTTACCCGAGCCGAGTGTGCCTTTGAACAATATAGTTTGCACAGGATCTGTAGAAACGAGAGCCTGTGCAAGATATTTTCCCAGAAGTTCAGTTTCTTCTGAGGTTTTTACATAAAGAAGCACAGATTAATTACTCTTTTGGTTCTTCCTTTGGAAGGAGTGTACGTAAGATATCTTCTTTTCCCACAATTCCTACCAATTTGCCATTTTTGACAACTGGCAGCGAGTGATACTTGTTATCCACCATAAGCGTCGCTATTTCGTCAATAGGTGTTTCTTCTGTTACAGATGCAGGAGCTGGAGTCATGGCCTCTGCAACCGTGCTGGCAGATATTTTTCTTATTTCTGCATCCGTATTGGAACT
This sequence is a window from Halodesulfovibrio aestuarii DSM 17919 = ATCC 29578. Protein-coding genes within it:
- a CDS encoding CBS domain-containing protein; its protein translation is MLTAYDLMTQNPQTIAPEDDVVTAARIMLDKRYNGLPVVEADGTLIGIICQSDLINQHKRLNVPSFFTVLDGLIPLGFSSNTDAEIRKISASTVAEAMTPAPASVTEETPIDEIATLMVDNKYHSLPVVKNGKLVGIVGKEDILRTLLPKEEPKE
- the cimA gene encoding citramalate synthase, which gives rise to MKKIQIYDTSLRDGTQSEDINLTNDDKLKIALKLDELGIDFIEGGWPGSNPVDMAFFNEIKKFSLRHAKIAAFGSTHHPGFTAENDPNLRNLLSSGADVCTIFGKTWDIHATEALRIPLELNLDIIHDSVAFLKSMGRDVVFDAEHFFDGFKANQEYALAAITAAYGAGAQTLSLCDTNGGTLPHEVYQIIQQIAKALPDAQLGIHAHNDCELAVANSIAAIQAGATHVQGTINGIGERCGNANLCSIIPTLELKFNDEYTTLGKEKLALLTSTSAFVTDVANIMPFNRQPFVGRSAFAHKGGVHASAVNRNSALYEHIDPEIVGNRQRVLLTELAGRANIVNMAKKFGFHLDKNEPVVKGLLNELKKRSSMGYDYAAAEASVELLLLKKLGRRGVREFFKLNQFRVLELKEAQDLDPISEASVIVEVEGVTEHTAATGRGPVNSLDNALRKALCNFYPRLSEMKLLDFKVRVMTAEDPAGGGTASFVRVLVESGDHLSRWVTVGVSYNIIEASWQAVADSITYKLYKDEHEQRAQIEKN
- a CDS encoding aspartate kinase — encoded protein: MRILVQKFGGTSVANLECMKKVREKVLAARAKGFKVVVVLSAMSGETNRLLGLAKEWSNSPDPAEIDVLVSTGEQVSVALFSMLMKDAGVNTRSLLGYQVPVSTDCAHGNARILGINQEKLQELLEKHDVLAVAGFQGCTDESRVTTLGRGGSDTSAVAFAAALGCQCEIYTDVDGVYTTDPNIVSNARKMDRVSYDEMLEMASMGAKVLQIRSVEFAKKYKVPVLVRSTFSDAPGTLVTQEDSRMEAVLVSGIAYDKDQARVTLRDVPDVPGIASSLFGPLAEGGVVVDMIVQNPSRDNKTDMTFTVPRGDLDKTLELMAKIQKETNAAEVLHDLHVCKVSAIGVGMRNHSGVAAQAFDALRRENINILMISTSEIKITCLIEEKYTELAVRTLHDAFGLGKE
- the tsaE gene encoding tRNA (adenosine(37)-N6)-threonylcarbamoyltransferase complex ATPase subunit type 1 TsaE; its protein translation is MLLYVKTSEETELLGKYLAQALVSTDPVQTILFKGTLGSGKTTLIRSLVQHLPGGDEAEVSSPSFNVYNLYPTTPETAHYDLYRLAGGSVDESFHELLDEEQTLMLVEWAEHLPEQEYPNEWLQFSWIPCEEGRQIDILVKGAGATRVIEALKPLVTSMQVAP
- the ribB gene encoding 3,4-dihydroxy-2-butanone-4-phosphate synthase; amino-acid sequence: MNQSLLDQFGTSEERVEKALAALQQGFGVIVTDDEDRENEGDMIFSSEHLTPAQMALLIRECSGIVCLCMTDEKVKQLDLPMMVDENHSQYQTAFTVSIEAAEGVTTGVSAADRVRTIKAASCGSASSSDINSPGHVFPLRACEGGVLERRGHTEATVDLMRLAGLGNCGVLCEVTNSDGTMARMPELVKISKKYEMPMLTIEDLVAYRKGKNI